Proteins from a genomic interval of Cygnus olor isolate bCygOlo1 chromosome 9, bCygOlo1.pri.v2, whole genome shotgun sequence:
- the VWA5B2 gene encoding von Willebrand factor A domain-containing protein 5B2 isoform X1 encodes MPGLYALSSWEALPLKSSRVKACANGYALSIAAHLVYTNPREEPVEGVFIYPLEESEVVAGFEAAAGSRRVTFQVQSRHRAQDCCLECRTSPGRPRRCAGGHLVLDEDAERSTFVISTGSLGPAESLAVTLRTVQELPTLPGGALRLVLPPVLVPRVAAAPERESEPGSLCDDRLALCPTSCFGGPGARSQPAPAAPAESTDVFWGQPRNPFPYEFAFELLVKGPCLLAGLESPTHALRADADPWATSATTTCVTLAERHRYDRDVEIILYPCEPHQPHLVMEEGTMSYPEYEAHIRSRRDYARIARKDGSGERQVAFVQKRFHKDIFPNPVLMLNFCPAVEPIPGDLQSVTREVLFLVDRSGTMSGPDVDKVKEALLVALKSLPSGTLLNIAGFGSDVQPLFPSSRLCSNETLCRACRHLGELRAATGGPDLLAALSWALAQPLHHGYPRQLFLFTAAAAAGGAGRILQLVRRQASTARCFSFGMGPRACRRLLTAMAKLSRGRAEFLSPAERLQPKLIKSLKKAIEPAVSDITIDWYVPDSTEALLSPTEIAALYPGDRLVSYCTLYSIARFRDRRPAGRDRARRGSAVPSQDEVPSPGGTRPPVPGERREPSRGSAGSGEASLEVSAGGTEESERSTDLVSGGDIWKRIYQPSYIQEQYVLTHCSVSTDRSQGLLSRSSTSSESTGSRDVAPEGGSPAPDATSQQGQKSLSLCESSTKSAPLPSAPAPAGVKVPAALSTEELARRQKALARAALAGRSFSSPHGELDARRLCRALEKVSQKRNQSLEGRLDQLGPKTPRLQHSVGESNNLLSPTHLDWDMLVEPSYLFSASPEAREPSQGDPCLPLRCHVVIHGLRAGKPVSWEVTASLESLLRPRDGTGSEEPRRRAGVDGEKPLHGLAARSVIRDSETAAQREAELEQGFARRFRLKAMQTSKACNVPSLYTCVVPVDGATRAALPAAPQVWGRAGSASHPRTGTAGSWRHRSGSASLGQQRDVEEQDEALIGAERDEVPGSPASVSSATSGWEKQNGTNGPPTSPSTSSMGSQKSTESIAGSRFSLSRRRGPSLALRPHCLSPESERSSTSASHDYLPLVQLQQARGPFQLTESFSEVVQIPLDRLRRASPYASHRASLSPTSPVAKSSPGAGPSAEEQPAAAPEPGSPPSHSTCSEVPSAAVWAQADSGHGSESDTGPHSAAPSEAGLSWQDAGPEDLESASWATAVALAWLEHRCAGFFEEWELVAAKADAWLQAQRLPEGVDVGCLKGAARHLFLLLRHWDENIKLNMLCYNPNNV; translated from the exons ATGCCGGGTCTGTACGCGCTCTCCTCCTGGGAGGCTCTGCCCCTGAAGAGCTCCAGGGTGAAGGCTTGTGCCAACGGCTACGCCCTGAGCATCGCCGCCCACCTCGTGTACACCAACCCCCGCGAGGAGCCCGTGGAAG GCGTCTTCATCTACCCGCTGGAGGAGTCGGAGGTGGTGGCCGGCTtcgaggcggcggcgggcagccgGCGGGTCACCTTCCAGGTGCAGAGCCGGCACCGGGCACAGGACTGCTGCCTCGAGTGCCGCACCAGCCCCGGGCGGCCACGCCGCTGTGCCGGCG GCCACCTCGTCCTGGACGAAGACGCCGAGCGCTCCACCTTCGTCATCAGCACGGGCTCGCTGGGCCCGGCCGAGAGCCTGGCCGTGACGCTGCGCACGGTGCAGGAGCTGCCCACGCTGCCGGGGGGGGCCCTGCGCCTCGTCCTCCCCCCGGTCCTCGTGCCCCGCGTCGCCGCCGCCCCCGAGCGTGAGAGCGAGCCGGGAAGCTTGTGTGACGACAGGTTGGCCCTATG CCCCACCAGCTGTTTCGGGGGGCCCGGCGCACGGAGCCAGCCtgcccccgcggcccccgcgGAGAGCACGGACGTCTTCTGGGGACAGCCCCGCAACCCCTTTCCTTACGAGTTCGCCTTCGAGCTGCTGGTGAAGGGCCCCTGCTTGCTGGCAG GCCTGGAGAGCCCGACCCACGCGCTGCGTGCCGACGCCGACCCCTGGGCTACCTCCGCCACCACCACCTGTGTCACCCTGGCTGAGCGTCACCGCTACGACAGGGACGTGGAGATCATCCTCTACCCCTGCG agccccaccagccccacctGGTGATGGAGGAAGGCACCATGAGCTACCCTGAGTACGAGGCGCACATCCGGAGCCGCCGGGACTACGCGCGGATAGCCAGGAAGGATGGCAGCGGCGAGAGACAG GTGGCTTTTGTGCAGAAGCGTTTCCACAAAGACATCTTCCCCAACCCCGTGCTGATGCTCAACTTCTGCCCGGCGGTGGAGCCCATCCCGGGGGACCTGCAGAGCGTCACCCGCGAGGTCCTCTTCCTTGTTGACCGCAGCGGCACCATGAGCGGCCCCGACGTCGACAAGGTCAAG GAAGCTCTGCTGGTGGCCCTGAAGAGCCTCCCGTCGGGGACCCTGCTCAACATCGCCGGCTTCGGCTCCGACGTCCAGCCGCTCTTCCCCTCCAGCCGCCTCTGCAGCAAC GAGACGCTGTGCCGTGCCTGCCGGCACCTGGGCGAGCTGCGGGCGGCCACGGGTGGCCCCGACCTCCTGGCGGCCCTGAGCTGGGCGCTGGCGCAGCCCCTGCACCATGGCTACCCCCGGCAGCTCTTCCTCTTCAccgcggcggcggcagcgggcggcgCGGGCAGGATCCTCCAGCTGGTGCGCCGGCAGGCCAGCACCGCCAG GTGCTTCAGCTTCGGCATGGGCCCGCGGGCGTGCCGGCGGCTGCTGACGGCCATGGCCAAGCTGagccggggccgtgccgagTTCCTGAGCCCGGCCGAGAGGCTGCAGCCCAAG ctcatCAAGTCCCTGAAGAAGGCGATCGAGCCGGCCGTCAGCGACATCACCATCGACTGGTACGTCCCCGACAGCACCGAGGCCCTGCTCTCGCCCACTGAGATCGCAGCCCTGTACCCCGGTGACCGGCTCGTCAGCTACTGCACCCTGTACAGCATCGCCCGATTCCGGGACAGGCGCCCGGCG GGCCGGGACAGGGCTCGCCGGGGCTCAGCTGTCCCCTCGCAGGACGAGGTGCCCAGTCCCGGGGGGACGCGGCCGCCGGTGCCCGGGGAGCGCCGTGAGCCGTCCCGAGGCAGCGCGGGCTCTGGAGAGGCCTCCCTGGAGGTCTCGGCTGGCGGCACGGAGGAGTCGGAGCGGA GCACGGACCTCGTTTCGGGGGGAGACATCTGGAAGCGGATTTACCAGCCCTCCTACATCCAGGAGCAGTACGTCCTGACGCACTGCTCCGTCAGCACCGACCgcagccaggggctgctctCCCGCAGCTCCACCAGCAGCGAGTCCACCGGCTCCCGCGACGTGGCCCCCGAGGGAGGCTCCCCGGCCCCCGACGCCACCTCCCAGCAGGGCCAGAAGAGCCTGTCCCTCTGCGAGTCCTCCACCAAATCCGCCCCGCTGccctcggccccggccccggctggCGTCAAG GTACCGGCGGCCCTGAGCACCGAGGAGCTGGCGCGGCGGCAGAAGGCGCTGGCGCGAGCCGCCCTGGCCGGCCGCAGCTTTTCCTCGCCGCACGGGGAGCTGGACGCACGCCGGCTCTGCCGGGCCCTGGAGAAGGTGTCGCAGAAGAGGAACCAGTCCCTGGAGGGGCGGCTGGACCAGCTGGGCCCCAAGACGCCGCGGCTGCAGCACAGCGTGGGGGAGTCGA ATAACCTCCTCTCGCCCACACACCTGGACTGGGACATGCTGGTGGAGCCCTCCTACCTCTTCAGCGCGTCGCCCGAGGCGAGGGAGCCCAGCCAGGGCgatccctgcctgcccctgcgcTGCCACGTGGTGATCCACGGGCTGCGGGCCGGCAAACCCGTGTCCTGGGAGGTGACGGCCTCGCTCGAGTCACTGCTGCGGCCCCGGGACGGGACGGGCAGCGAGGagccccggcggcgggcgggcgtGGACGGGGAGAAGCCGCTGCACGGCTTGGCGGCACGCTCCGTCATCCGGGACAGCGAGACGGCGGCTCAGCGGGAGGCCGAGCTGGAGCAGG GTTTCGCCCGCCGGTTTCGCCTGAAAGCCATGCAGACCAGCAAAGCCTGCAACGTGCCTTCCCTCTACACCTGCGTGGTGCCCGTGGACGGAGCCAcgcgggcagcgctgcccgcgGCCCCGCAGGTGTGGGGCAGAG CTGGCTCGGCCAGCCACCCGCGCACGGGCACGGCCGGGAGCTGGCGGCACCGGAGCGGCTCGGCGAGCCTGGGCCAGCAGCGGGACGTGGAGGAGCAGGACGAGGCTCTCATCGGCGCAG AGAGGGACGAGGTCCCCGGGTCTCCAGCCAGTGTCTCCTCCGCCACCTCGGGCTGGGAAAAGCAGAACGGCACTAACG GGCCTCCAACCAgcccctccacctcctccatGGGCTCCCAGAAATCCACGGAGAGCATCGCTGGCTCCAG GTTCAGCCTGAGCCGGCGCAGGGGGCCCAGCCTGGCGCTGCGCCCGCACTGCCTCAGCCCGGAGAGCGAGCGCTCCAGCACCAGCGCCAGCCACGACTACCTCCCGCTG gtgcagctgcagcaagcCCGGGGGCCCTTCCAGCTCACCGAGAGCTTCTCCGAGGTGGTGCAGATCCCCCTGGACCGCCTGCGCCGGGCCTCCCCGTACGCCTCCCACCgtgccagcctcagccccacGTCCCCGGTGGCCAagagcagccccggggcagggcccTCCGCCGAGGAGCAGCCGGCGGCAGCCCCCGAGCCCGGGTCGCCCCCGTCCCACAGCACCTGCTCCGAGGTGCCCAGCGCGGCCGTGTGGGCGCAGGCGGACAGCGGGCACGGCTCCGAGTCCGACACCGGCCCCCACTCGGCCGCCCCCTCCGAGGCCGGCCTCAGCTGGCAGGATGCGGGCCCAGAGGACCTGGAGAGCGCCAGCTGGGCCACGGCGGTGGCCCTGGCGTGGCTGGAGCACCGCTGCGCCGGCTTCTTCGAGGAGTGGGAGCTGGTGGCGGCCAAGGCGGACGCGTGGCTGCAGGCGCAGCGGCTGCCCGAGGGCGTGGACGTGGGCTGCCTCAAAGGGGCAGCCAGGCacttgttcctgctgctgcgtCACTGGGACGAGAACATCAAGCTGAACATGCTGTGCTACAACCCCAACAACGTGTGA
- the ALG3 gene encoding dol-P-Man:Man(5)GlcNAc(2)-PP-Dol alpha-1,3-mannosyltransferase, which translates to MAAVLRRAWRGRREALLEPRYTPLVAACLCLAEGGVNLWVIRRVPYTEIDWKAYMAEVEGFANGTRDYTQLRGDTGPLVYPAGFVYVFLGLYYATGRGADVRLAQYIFAGLYLLNLLLVFRIYCRTNKVPPYVFFFMCCASYRIHSIFVLRLFNDPVAMAILFLAVNLFLEERWSWGCLLFSLAVSVKMNILLFAPGLLFLLLKRFGLLGCIPKLCICALLQVVLGLPFLLVNPVGYLSRSFDLGRQFQFKWTVNWRFLPEEVFQSRAFHALLLLAHLAGLGLFALHRWHRSSESILSLLKDPADRKHPSPPLSVNKIVFVLFSSNFLGVCCSRSLHYQFYVWYFHTLPYLLWCTPTAKLAHMPKVLLLGVIELCWNTYPSTVCSSLSLHICHGLVLLQLWYGTAPLPAPHVPQPSKKPAPLSKKAQ; encoded by the exons ATGGCGGCAGTGCTGCGGCGGGCATGGCGGGGCAGGCGGGAGGCGCTGCTGGAGCCCCGCTACACGCCGCTGGTGGCCGCCTGCCTCTGCCTGGCCGAGGGGGGGGTCAACCTGTGGGTGATCCGCAGGGTGCCCT ACACCGAGATCGACTGGAAGGCCTACATGGCCGAGGTGGAGGGCTTCGCCAACGGCACCCGCGACTACACGCAGCTGCGCGGCGACACCGGGCCGCTGGT CTACCCGGCCGGCTTCGTGTACGTCTTCCTGGGGCTCTACTACGCCACGGGGCGAGGCGCCGACGTCCGCCTGGCGCAGTACATCTTCGCCGGCCTCTACCTCCTCAACCTCCTCCTGGTCTTCCGCATCTACTGCCGAACCAACAAG GTCCCCCCGTACgttttcttcttcatgtgcTGCGCCTCCTACCGCATCCACTCCATCTTCGTCCTGCGGCTCTTTAACGACCCCGTGGCCATGGCCATCCTCTTCCTCGCCGTCAACCTCTTCCTGGAGGAGCGCTGGTCCTGGGGCTGCCTTCTCTTCAG cctggccGTGTCGGTGAAGATGAACATCCTGCTCTTCGCACCCgggctgctcttcctcctcctcaaacGCTTCggcctcctgggctgcatcccCAAGCTGTGCATCTGTGCCCTGCTCCAG GTGGTCCTGGGGCTGCCCTTCCTGCTCGTGAACCCCGTGGGGTACCTGAGCCGCTCCTTCGACCTGGGGCGCCAGTTCCAGTTCAAGTGGACGGTGAACTGGCGCTTCCTCCCAGAAGAGGTTTTCCAGAGTCGGGCTTTccatgccctgctgctgctggctcaccTGGCTGGCCTGGGGCTCTTCGCGCTGCACCGGTGGCACAG GTCCAGCGAGAGCATCCTGTCTCTGCTAAAGGACCCCGCCGACAGAAAGCACCCGTCCCCCCCGCTGAGCGTCAACA AGATCGTCTTCGTCCTCTTCTCCTCCAACTTCCTGGGCGTCTGCTGCAGCCGCTCCCTGCACTACCAGTTCTACGTCTGGTATTTCCACACGCTGCCCTACCTGCTGTGGTGCACCCCGACTGCCAAGCTCGCCCACATGCCCAA ggtgctgctgctgggtgtgATCGAGCTCTGCTGGAACACCTACCCCTCCACGGTCTgcagctccctctccctgcacatCTGCCACGGACTtgtcctgctccagctctggtacggcacggccccgctgccggccccgcaCGTGCCTCAGCCGAGCAAGAAGCCCGCGCCCCTCTCCAAGAAGGCGCAGTGA
- the VWA5B2 gene encoding von Willebrand factor A domain-containing protein 5B2 isoform X2, which produces MPGLYALSSWEALPLKSSRVKACANGYALSIAAHLVYTNPREEPVEGVFIYPLEESEVVAGFEAAAGSRRVTFQVQSRHRAQDCCLECRTSPGRPRRCAGGHLVLDEDAERSTFVISTGSLGPAESLAVTLRTVQELPTLPGGALRLVLPPVLVPRVAAAPERESEPGSLCDDSPTSCFGGPGARSQPAPAAPAESTDVFWGQPRNPFPYEFAFELLVKGPCLLAGLESPTHALRADADPWATSATTTCVTLAERHRYDRDVEIILYPCEPHQPHLVMEEGTMSYPEYEAHIRSRRDYARIARKDGSGERQVAFVQKRFHKDIFPNPVLMLNFCPAVEPIPGDLQSVTREVLFLVDRSGTMSGPDVDKVKEALLVALKSLPSGTLLNIAGFGSDVQPLFPSSRLCSNETLCRACRHLGELRAATGGPDLLAALSWALAQPLHHGYPRQLFLFTAAAAAGGAGRILQLVRRQASTARCFSFGMGPRACRRLLTAMAKLSRGRAEFLSPAERLQPKLIKSLKKAIEPAVSDITIDWYVPDSTEALLSPTEIAALYPGDRLVSYCTLYSIARFRDRRPAGRDRARRGSAVPSQDEVPSPGGTRPPVPGERREPSRGSAGSGEASLEVSAGGTEESERSTDLVSGGDIWKRIYQPSYIQEQYVLTHCSVSTDRSQGLLSRSSTSSESTGSRDVAPEGGSPAPDATSQQGQKSLSLCESSTKSAPLPSAPAPAGVKVPAALSTEELARRQKALARAALAGRSFSSPHGELDARRLCRALEKVSQKRNQSLEGRLDQLGPKTPRLQHSVGESNNLLSPTHLDWDMLVEPSYLFSASPEAREPSQGDPCLPLRCHVVIHGLRAGKPVSWEVTASLESLLRPRDGTGSEEPRRRAGVDGEKPLHGLAARSVIRDSETAAQREAELEQGFARRFRLKAMQTSKACNVPSLYTCVVPVDGATRAALPAAPQVWGRAGSASHPRTGTAGSWRHRSGSASLGQQRDVEEQDEALIGAERDEVPGSPASVSSATSGWEKQNGTNGPPTSPSTSSMGSQKSTESIAGSRFSLSRRRGPSLALRPHCLSPESERSSTSASHDYLPLVQLQQARGPFQLTESFSEVVQIPLDRLRRASPYASHRASLSPTSPVAKSSPGAGPSAEEQPAAAPEPGSPPSHSTCSEVPSAAVWAQADSGHGSESDTGPHSAAPSEAGLSWQDAGPEDLESASWATAVALAWLEHRCAGFFEEWELVAAKADAWLQAQRLPEGVDVGCLKGAARHLFLLLRHWDENIKLNMLCYNPNNV; this is translated from the exons ATGCCGGGTCTGTACGCGCTCTCCTCCTGGGAGGCTCTGCCCCTGAAGAGCTCCAGGGTGAAGGCTTGTGCCAACGGCTACGCCCTGAGCATCGCCGCCCACCTCGTGTACACCAACCCCCGCGAGGAGCCCGTGGAAG GCGTCTTCATCTACCCGCTGGAGGAGTCGGAGGTGGTGGCCGGCTtcgaggcggcggcgggcagccgGCGGGTCACCTTCCAGGTGCAGAGCCGGCACCGGGCACAGGACTGCTGCCTCGAGTGCCGCACCAGCCCCGGGCGGCCACGCCGCTGTGCCGGCG GCCACCTCGTCCTGGACGAAGACGCCGAGCGCTCCACCTTCGTCATCAGCACGGGCTCGCTGGGCCCGGCCGAGAGCCTGGCCGTGACGCTGCGCACGGTGCAGGAGCTGCCCACGCTGCCGGGGGGGGCCCTGCGCCTCGTCCTCCCCCCGGTCCTCGTGCCCCGCGTCGCCGCCGCCCCCGAGCGTGAGAGCGAGCCGGGAAGCTTGTGTGACGACAG CCCCACCAGCTGTTTCGGGGGGCCCGGCGCACGGAGCCAGCCtgcccccgcggcccccgcgGAGAGCACGGACGTCTTCTGGGGACAGCCCCGCAACCCCTTTCCTTACGAGTTCGCCTTCGAGCTGCTGGTGAAGGGCCCCTGCTTGCTGGCAG GCCTGGAGAGCCCGACCCACGCGCTGCGTGCCGACGCCGACCCCTGGGCTACCTCCGCCACCACCACCTGTGTCACCCTGGCTGAGCGTCACCGCTACGACAGGGACGTGGAGATCATCCTCTACCCCTGCG agccccaccagccccacctGGTGATGGAGGAAGGCACCATGAGCTACCCTGAGTACGAGGCGCACATCCGGAGCCGCCGGGACTACGCGCGGATAGCCAGGAAGGATGGCAGCGGCGAGAGACAG GTGGCTTTTGTGCAGAAGCGTTTCCACAAAGACATCTTCCCCAACCCCGTGCTGATGCTCAACTTCTGCCCGGCGGTGGAGCCCATCCCGGGGGACCTGCAGAGCGTCACCCGCGAGGTCCTCTTCCTTGTTGACCGCAGCGGCACCATGAGCGGCCCCGACGTCGACAAGGTCAAG GAAGCTCTGCTGGTGGCCCTGAAGAGCCTCCCGTCGGGGACCCTGCTCAACATCGCCGGCTTCGGCTCCGACGTCCAGCCGCTCTTCCCCTCCAGCCGCCTCTGCAGCAAC GAGACGCTGTGCCGTGCCTGCCGGCACCTGGGCGAGCTGCGGGCGGCCACGGGTGGCCCCGACCTCCTGGCGGCCCTGAGCTGGGCGCTGGCGCAGCCCCTGCACCATGGCTACCCCCGGCAGCTCTTCCTCTTCAccgcggcggcggcagcgggcggcgCGGGCAGGATCCTCCAGCTGGTGCGCCGGCAGGCCAGCACCGCCAG GTGCTTCAGCTTCGGCATGGGCCCGCGGGCGTGCCGGCGGCTGCTGACGGCCATGGCCAAGCTGagccggggccgtgccgagTTCCTGAGCCCGGCCGAGAGGCTGCAGCCCAAG ctcatCAAGTCCCTGAAGAAGGCGATCGAGCCGGCCGTCAGCGACATCACCATCGACTGGTACGTCCCCGACAGCACCGAGGCCCTGCTCTCGCCCACTGAGATCGCAGCCCTGTACCCCGGTGACCGGCTCGTCAGCTACTGCACCCTGTACAGCATCGCCCGATTCCGGGACAGGCGCCCGGCG GGCCGGGACAGGGCTCGCCGGGGCTCAGCTGTCCCCTCGCAGGACGAGGTGCCCAGTCCCGGGGGGACGCGGCCGCCGGTGCCCGGGGAGCGCCGTGAGCCGTCCCGAGGCAGCGCGGGCTCTGGAGAGGCCTCCCTGGAGGTCTCGGCTGGCGGCACGGAGGAGTCGGAGCGGA GCACGGACCTCGTTTCGGGGGGAGACATCTGGAAGCGGATTTACCAGCCCTCCTACATCCAGGAGCAGTACGTCCTGACGCACTGCTCCGTCAGCACCGACCgcagccaggggctgctctCCCGCAGCTCCACCAGCAGCGAGTCCACCGGCTCCCGCGACGTGGCCCCCGAGGGAGGCTCCCCGGCCCCCGACGCCACCTCCCAGCAGGGCCAGAAGAGCCTGTCCCTCTGCGAGTCCTCCACCAAATCCGCCCCGCTGccctcggccccggccccggctggCGTCAAG GTACCGGCGGCCCTGAGCACCGAGGAGCTGGCGCGGCGGCAGAAGGCGCTGGCGCGAGCCGCCCTGGCCGGCCGCAGCTTTTCCTCGCCGCACGGGGAGCTGGACGCACGCCGGCTCTGCCGGGCCCTGGAGAAGGTGTCGCAGAAGAGGAACCAGTCCCTGGAGGGGCGGCTGGACCAGCTGGGCCCCAAGACGCCGCGGCTGCAGCACAGCGTGGGGGAGTCGA ATAACCTCCTCTCGCCCACACACCTGGACTGGGACATGCTGGTGGAGCCCTCCTACCTCTTCAGCGCGTCGCCCGAGGCGAGGGAGCCCAGCCAGGGCgatccctgcctgcccctgcgcTGCCACGTGGTGATCCACGGGCTGCGGGCCGGCAAACCCGTGTCCTGGGAGGTGACGGCCTCGCTCGAGTCACTGCTGCGGCCCCGGGACGGGACGGGCAGCGAGGagccccggcggcgggcgggcgtGGACGGGGAGAAGCCGCTGCACGGCTTGGCGGCACGCTCCGTCATCCGGGACAGCGAGACGGCGGCTCAGCGGGAGGCCGAGCTGGAGCAGG GTTTCGCCCGCCGGTTTCGCCTGAAAGCCATGCAGACCAGCAAAGCCTGCAACGTGCCTTCCCTCTACACCTGCGTGGTGCCCGTGGACGGAGCCAcgcgggcagcgctgcccgcgGCCCCGCAGGTGTGGGGCAGAG CTGGCTCGGCCAGCCACCCGCGCACGGGCACGGCCGGGAGCTGGCGGCACCGGAGCGGCTCGGCGAGCCTGGGCCAGCAGCGGGACGTGGAGGAGCAGGACGAGGCTCTCATCGGCGCAG AGAGGGACGAGGTCCCCGGGTCTCCAGCCAGTGTCTCCTCCGCCACCTCGGGCTGGGAAAAGCAGAACGGCACTAACG GGCCTCCAACCAgcccctccacctcctccatGGGCTCCCAGAAATCCACGGAGAGCATCGCTGGCTCCAG GTTCAGCCTGAGCCGGCGCAGGGGGCCCAGCCTGGCGCTGCGCCCGCACTGCCTCAGCCCGGAGAGCGAGCGCTCCAGCACCAGCGCCAGCCACGACTACCTCCCGCTG gtgcagctgcagcaagcCCGGGGGCCCTTCCAGCTCACCGAGAGCTTCTCCGAGGTGGTGCAGATCCCCCTGGACCGCCTGCGCCGGGCCTCCCCGTACGCCTCCCACCgtgccagcctcagccccacGTCCCCGGTGGCCAagagcagccccggggcagggcccTCCGCCGAGGAGCAGCCGGCGGCAGCCCCCGAGCCCGGGTCGCCCCCGTCCCACAGCACCTGCTCCGAGGTGCCCAGCGCGGCCGTGTGGGCGCAGGCGGACAGCGGGCACGGCTCCGAGTCCGACACCGGCCCCCACTCGGCCGCCCCCTCCGAGGCCGGCCTCAGCTGGCAGGATGCGGGCCCAGAGGACCTGGAGAGCGCCAGCTGGGCCACGGCGGTGGCCCTGGCGTGGCTGGAGCACCGCTGCGCCGGCTTCTTCGAGGAGTGGGAGCTGGTGGCGGCCAAGGCGGACGCGTGGCTGCAGGCGCAGCGGCTGCCCGAGGGCGTGGACGTGGGCTGCCTCAAAGGGGCAGCCAGGCacttgttcctgctgctgcgtCACTGGGACGAGAACATCAAGCTGAACATGCTGTGCTACAACCCCAACAACGTGTGA
- the EEF1AKMT4 gene encoding EEF1A lysine methyltransferase 4: protein MRSDPPRYRERRYWDERYREGAAEPREWLGGFGRFSELLEAELRHGDSVLVLGCGTSALSYELHERGYQDVTSIDFSPACIEAMRARYARCPRLRWAVMDMRALAFPDASFDVVLEKGTLDVLLVDEKDPWRVSPRAAAAMHRVLAEVSRVLRPGGRFLSITFAQPHFRAPHYAQEAFGWSLRHAACGDAFHYFLYVMCKGQPLAASDLALGERLWHPPAPPSPPPPLDEDEDEDYLLAIQL, encoded by the exons ATGCGGTCGGACCCCCCCCGGTACCGGGAGAGGCGTTACTGGGACGAGCGGTACCGGGAGGGGGCCGCCGAGCCCCGGGAGTGGTTGGGGGGCTTCGGCCGCTTCAGcgagctgctggaggcagagctgaggcaCGGAGACAGCGTGCTCGTCCTCG GCTGCGGGACCAGCGCCCTGAGCTACGAGCTGCACGAGCGGGGCTACCAGGACGTCACCAGCATCGACTTCTCGCCCGCCTGCATCGAGGCCATGCGCGCCCGCTACGCCCGCTGCCCCCGCCTGCGCTGGGCCGTCATGGACATGCGCGCCCTCGCCTTCCCCGACGCCTCCTTCGACGTGGTGCTGGAGAAGGGCACCCTGGACGTGCTGCTGGTGGACGAAAAAGACCCCTGGCGCGTCTCgccccgggccgccgccgcgATGCACCGGGTGCTGGCGGAG GTGAGCCGGGTGCTGCGCCCGGGGGGCCGCTTCCTCTCCATCACCTTCGCCCAGCCGCATTTCCGCGCCCCCCACTACGCGCAGGAGGCCTTCGGCTGGTCCCTGCGGCACGCCGCCTGCGGGGACGCCTTCCACTACTTCCTCTACGTCATGTGCAAGGGGCAGCCCCTGGCCGCCTCCGACCTGGCCCTGGGGGAACGGCTCTGGcacccccccgcgccccccagcCCGCCGCCCCCCCTGGATGAGGACGAGGACGAGGACTACCTGCTCGCCATCCAGCTGTGA